One genomic segment of Pirellulales bacterium includes these proteins:
- a CDS encoding RNA-binding protein produces MGRRIYVGNLPWSTTSSELQDMFAEHGGVKNAEVISDRETGRSRGFGFVEMESDEAMNAAIAAMNGKDMGGRALTVNEARERTPRPAGGGGGRGGYGGGGGGYGRR; encoded by the coding sequence ATGGGTCGACGGATTTATGTAGGGAATCTTCCCTGGTCAACCACTTCCTCGGAATTGCAAGACATGTTTGCAGAACACGGCGGCGTGAAAAACGCTGAAGTGATTTCCGATCGCGAAACCGGCCGCTCCCGCGGTTTTGGTTTTGTCGAAATGGAATCCGATGAAGCGATGAATGCCGCCATTGCCGCGATGAACGGCAAAGACATGGGCGGCCGCGCTTTAACGGTCAACGAAGCGCGGGAACGCACCCCGCGCCCCGCCGGTGGCGGTGGTGGCCGTGGCGGTTATGGTGGCGGCGGCGGCGGTTACGGCCGGCGTTAA
- a CDS encoding glycosyltransferase family 4 protein, which yields MIQPPEMPGSKGAGSSLRIVYLTAGAATRYCGSCLHDNGLAKALAELGEDILLVPAYTPLRTDEENVSLNRVFFGGVNVYLQQNSSVFRHTPWFLDRWFDSPKFLNWLAQRSAGMEFAKLGALTVSTLQGEQGRQRKELEKLLQWLEQEGRPEVIHLSNALLLGMAGRLRKKLNVPIVCGLAGEDLFLEQLSEPYYSQARQLLRERAKDVDVFVAYNRYFADFMADYLGIPRSRIEVIRHGLHLAGHGERQTSQPGQAFTVGYFSRIAPEKGLHLLIEAFALLRADGSGAPLPPLRLKAAGYKSSGDEQYFQSILKRVQQLGLADQFEFTGELDRAGKIAFLQSLDVMSVPTVYRESKGLSILESLANGVPVVVPRHGSFPEIIEHTGGGLLCEAENPADLAAKLREYVLNPALAADHGRRGREVIHTHYTAAQMAQEHRSLYRQVSTAARKQ from the coding sequence ATGATTCAACCGCCGGAAATGCCTGGCTCTAAGGGTGCCGGGTCGTCACTGCGGATTGTGTATCTCACCGCCGGGGCAGCCACGCGCTATTGCGGTTCCTGCTTGCACGACAACGGTTTGGCGAAAGCATTAGCAGAGTTGGGCGAGGATATTTTGCTGGTGCCCGCCTATACGCCGCTGCGCACCGATGAAGAAAATGTCAGTTTGAATCGTGTGTTTTTCGGCGGCGTGAATGTGTATTTGCAACAGAACTCTTCGGTGTTCAGGCACACCCCCTGGTTTTTGGATCGCTGGTTCGATTCGCCCAAGTTCCTTAACTGGCTCGCGCAGCGCAGTGCCGGCATGGAATTCGCCAAGCTCGGCGCACTGACCGTTTCCACACTGCAAGGCGAACAAGGCCGACAGCGGAAAGAACTCGAAAAGCTGCTGCAGTGGCTAGAGCAAGAGGGGCGGCCGGAAGTCATTCATCTTTCCAATGCACTGCTCTTGGGCATGGCCGGCCGGCTGCGCAAAAAACTGAATGTGCCCATCGTGTGCGGCCTGGCAGGCGAAGATTTGTTTTTGGAACAATTGAGCGAGCCGTACTACAGCCAGGCGCGGCAGTTGCTACGCGAGCGCGCCAAGGATGTCGACGTGTTCGTGGCGTATAATCGCTACTTCGCGGATTTCATGGCCGATTATTTGGGCATTCCGCGCAGCCGGATTGAGGTGATTCGTCACGGGCTGCATTTGGCCGGACACGGCGAGCGCCAGACTAGCCAACCCGGCCAAGCGTTTACCGTTGGTTACTTTTCTCGCATTGCGCCGGAGAAGGGCCTGCATTTATTGATTGAGGCGTTTGCATTATTGCGAGCCGATGGGTCTGGCGCGCCGCTGCCGCCCCTGCGATTGAAGGCCGCCGGTTACAAATCGTCGGGCGACGAGCAATATTTTCAATCGATTTTAAAGCGCGTGCAGCAATTGGGCTTGGCCGACCAGTTTGAATTTACTGGCGAATTGGACCGTGCCGGGAAAATTGCGTTTTTGCAATCGCTGGATGTGATGAGCGTGCCGACCGTGTATCGGGAAAGCAAAGGGCTTTCGATCTTGGAATCGCTGGCCAATGGCGTGCCGGTGGTGGTGCCGCGGCACGGTTCTTTCCCGGAAATCATCGAGCACACCGGCGGCGGGCTGTTGTGCGAAGCCGAAAACCCCGCCGATCTGGCCGCTAAATTGCGCGAATATGTTTTGAATCCTGCGCTGGCCGCCGATCACGGCCGCCGCGGGCGGGAAGTCATTCACACCCATTACACCGCCGCGCAGATGGCCCAGGAACACCGGAGCTTGTATCGCCAAGTGAGTACGGCAGCAAGGAAGCAGTGA
- the rpsR gene encoding 30S ribosomal protein S18, producing the protein MPRFGFRDKKKMPLRKRAKPKIRTKKKDPIFIDGKRPRPLFVDYKDLDLLNKLTNRQGKIVSRRKSGCTAASQHAITLAVKRARFMALLPYVGE; encoded by the coding sequence ATGCCTCGATTTGGTTTTCGTGATAAGAAGAAAATGCCTCTGCGGAAGCGGGCCAAGCCCAAGATCCGCACCAAGAAAAAAGACCCCATCTTCATCGACGGCAAGCGGCCGCGCCCGCTTTTTGTCGATTACAAAGATTTGGACCTGCTGAACAAGCTCACCAATCGCCAAGGCAAAATTGTCAGCCGCCGCAAAAGCGGTTGCACCGCCGCCAGCCAACACGCCATTACCCTGGCCGTTAAACGGGCCCGCTTCATGGCGCTGTTGCCGTACGTGGGCGAATAG